ATTTCGTCGTCTTGGGCGAGATTGGTAGGGAGCTTGCACCGTCGAGGTCTCCAAGCATCACGCTATTTGCGGCGTAGTGCAGGATGTGGTCGTCGTTGGCTTGGGATTTCCCGTGCTAaggtttggggggggggaggggggaggggggaggggaggtaGTGCTGTGATACGCAGCGATAAGCTTGGGGCTCAGGGCCAATTGGGTCAAGGCAAGGTACCTCCATGTGGAAAGGACCTACCTAGGCAAGGACATGTGCTGCCAGACAGTCGTCCTTGCCTTCTGAATACCTTGAACAAGCATGACTCCTTGAGATATCAAAGTAGCCGTTCTTGCAACGCTTTTCGTCATCTCGACGGTGTGCATATGTGCCTTTTCGTTCTCGAGGCAGGCAGTAGACGGAAGGAGAAGGTCATGGTTGGTTTCGCCCAGTCGCTGAGAGCTCCAATCCGACAGGGTCGCACGCATCCAATGGACCAAGGAGCCGAGCTTCCATTCCGCATGCGCCTCATCCATCATCGTTCGACTCACAGACCATTCGATGTACCCGTCCTCTGGGACACAGATCAGCGGCGGCGTGCCCAGCCAAACTGGCAGATAAGGCATGCATACGTGTTGAGCGGCGACTCGACCAGCCAACAAAGCTGCCATCCCCcgccatccccctcccccggagTGGTTCTGTTGTTGTACTCGCAGCTCATCAATCCGGAACGTGCTTGCACCATCGTCCTCATGATGACATAATGACGGCCCGGTCAGCATGTAGCAAAGCGCCGTGCGTTCTCGTACGTGCGTTTGAATCCCGGAGCGACAATGGGACAGTCACTGTGACGGAcaggaagaaagagagggagagacagaggcaGGAGAAGCTGCAATGTGCAATGGCCTGATCCGAACCAACTCATTGTCCTACGAGCACAGGGCAGAACCTGATGTCCCTCTCTCACTGCAGCCCGTGCCGACCACATGCCTCTGCATCGGAGCTACCTACGGCAGCTCATCCACCTCTTCTTGGTCAATGATGTGTGCGGACGACAGACCGAGGGCAGAGGGCTGCTACTCCCCGGTATCAAGTTTCTTCAATTGTCGAACAATTATGGCCAAAGAAAGGAAATATCCGGAAACCTGCCCCGTTCGTCATCACCGGTGACCCTCATTCGAATACAATATTCCACATCGACACGCATAGCGGGGCGACAGTACCACTTTCACATGTCAAGGACCTAGGGTGATGATAGGGATGCATGCAAGCTACGGCTGCTGCCTCCAGTTTTGTTCCCGTCTTCTCTCGGGTTCCCTGCTGCTATGAGCCTACCTACGAGCTGCCGATTCTGCTGGCGTTGGATGGAGCACTTCTTTCACTTTGCCATGTTCACTCGCCTGTCACACCTTGGCCCCAGCCCATTACCTGCTACTTTTTATGTCGCCGGCTCGCTCCCGCACCAGTCCATAGTCCAACGAATGCCTGCACGGAAACCATACCCACACGCTAGGTGTTTCTCTGCCACGAAATCGCGGGACAGGGGTAGTGACGGGGGAGCTGCCATCAGCAAAAAGTAATACTCACCCCTCCCCAAAAAATCGATGGTGACAGTGCATGTGGTTTGCACCAAGTACGGATACTAGGTAGACGAGACGAAGGGAAACCCCGCCGGAGAGGGAAAacgaaagggaaaaaaaggaggcTGGTGccggagagggagggaatTAACACgataaaaataaataaaaatgAAGAGAAAAGGAGACAGGGGCACTGCTGTTCCAAAGAAGGAGACACCAAACCACCTAAGCCGCTGCAGAGTAgcaagcagaagcagaagcagaagcagaaacAGAAGAGAAGCGCAAGAACGACGTCCCCCATTGGCATGTGGCGCATGTACCTCGTTGGTAGGGATACTTGGGCCGGACCCGCCACCACGGCATTCCTGCGCGTCCTTGTCCACGCATTGCGACTTGTGAATGTCTGAAGCACATGCTAATCTGATCTGGGCTGGCTAGTAGGGAGTTGAGTCTTGCATCCCAAGGGGTTCAGGCAACTTACCTTTAGCCCAGCCCGTCCTatctccccttcctctctcttttttcctcTCCCCTGACCGTGTCTGGTGTCTGGTGTCTGGTAGATAAATACTTTCATCTCAGTCCATGCTCGTCTGTGGCGTCAACCTCGTCACCACTCACTGCACCCATTACACAACACATCCGTCTCCGTTCCAGccgtctttctctctccctctttcttcCCCGTCACTCCTACTCCAACTCTCCCTCCCACACGTTCTCTCTTGCCGCTTTGCCCCGATTGCCTCCCGTAAGTCTCCCTCCCTTTAAGCTTTACCTTACATCGTCCTCCCTCCAATacctttccccttcccttctccttcttaCTCACTTACTCCCTCGCCCGCCCCCTCGAACAACCAAAAactttctccttctcccaaCCTTCCCATCAAAACACCTACCACTTGACTTCCCAGACCTGTCATTTGTCCATCTCAGCTCATCACCAGCATCGCCGCTCACTCATCAAACCTCTCTTGATCTGAACCTCACCCTGACCGATCTCGACCTACAGCTGTTCCCatttctctccctctctcacgAGACTGTGCTCCCGAGCCTCATACCAAAGCTCAAGCACGCAACAGTACTACTAAGCACGAGCAGTACTGCCGCAGCAAAACACCCTTCGACCTGACTTCGCCGGGCCTGCGCGCTTCGACGAATCAACATCACCAAGTTCCCAATATCCCCATTACCTTTTTTCTAAATGCCCAAAATGGCCCAAGTCAACGGCGACCTCCCGAGCGTGAACTCGGCAGCCATTCAGGTAAGCCTCTGCGCCGTCCAGCCCTGACTCGTCTCCGTGACTATAATGGCTAACTTGTGCACGCAGCACCTGCTGGATTACCCTGCGGTACACGACAGTGTCGTCACCTTCAGGAACAACCCCTACGGCAAGAAGTCTGTGGCCTTGACCGAATCCGTCTATAAGACCTTCGCCGAGCCCCTTCTCCCTTTCTTCGCTCGTCCCTGGGGCTACCTGCGTCCGTATGCCGAAAAGGCAGACAACCTCGGTGACCAGGCCCTGTCGGCAATCGATGAGCGTTTCCCCGTCGTCAAAAAGCCCACTGAGGAGCTCTATGCCGGTGCTAAGGGCATTGTTGCTCTTCCCTTCCGCACAGGTttcgaggccaaggaccACGTCCTGAAGACATACAgccaggagaagaagaaggtcggcAACGAGAACGTGGTCGCCTtcggcaaggccgtcgtGAGCACCGccctcatcaccaccagTGAACTCATCATCTGGGTCGGCGACGTCATCCACtacaagaaggaggaggccaaggaggtcgCCAACGAGAAGATCAACAACTAAACAAACCCCACGGTTTCGTCCTCGGTACAGCCGACTGATCTTtccctcaccaccaccctccaTTTCATAtacccttcccccctccctcgcgGCCAAACCTCAAACCAACTCTCGAACTATGCTGGGGTTCTTGGACCGCAGTCATGACAGCGGACGCTTCAACGACATACAGCAACGGAACGGAACTTATACCTCGGATATAGGGTTTTTTATGTACTGTTTGCGCATTGTGTTTTATTTTCTATGTCTATTTCGATTATCGGTGTGGTGTACAAGAAAAGGGTATCTAGTGCGCCGCTCTGACCCTCTGTTCCGGGGCAAATCGATCGAGTTGGAACTCCCTTTACAGGCGAGAACGGTCCGGCCACGACACAATGCTTTCCCTGAAGGTTGATCACTTTTAGCCGCGAAAGGCAGCATAAGTCCGACTGGGTGCAGCTGTGACGGAGGGACAAGTTTCACTGGAGCTGGAGTTGGTATAGGACATCGTGATAAGGATGAAAATTAATAGATACTTGTGTTTCTTTTGCAGCCTCTGCTTTGCACGTGAAGTAAACTCAATGTGAAATCAGCTTGTGGAGGGGCCTTTTCGATCTGCCTGCAAAGGCCACTGGGTGCACTTTGCGATGATAGCTTGCACGAGTCGCGCAGAcaccagggggggggggagcttGGCCGAGGCAACACAAGCTATCTACCACACAGCGTAACCCGCAAGAAGCGggagagatgggggggggggcgggggtcAGGGCATTAGGACATCGCAGATCTGGGAGATGAACAGCAAAAGCcgacgcccccccccccccctagcTTTCCCATTTCTGTGAGGCTAACCTTGAGCCGTTCTCTAAGTGCTGGAGACTAAACCAATATACTCACTGAGTCTTGTGAGAACATAACTTGGACTTGATCACCGGCTCCTGATTGGCGGCTCTCTGGCGTGGCCGCCATTGGCCTTTACGATTGGGTGGCCAACCCACATGTGATGGAAGGATTCCAGCCCATTACCACTGGCTCTGTCAGCGGGCTACATACACATGGGAAGGCGGAGCTGTTTGCGGCCTCActggcgcggcgggcgaAGCGGGGCGCGTTTGCCAGTTCGCTGATGCTGACGTAAACGGGGTCGGGTCCCCCTCCTGATTGATGGCTGGAGGTGTGGTCCAGCTCAGGTTTGGCCACTGCTGATGTAAAATTGACTAATGCTGGGTTGCTTACCAGAGAAGCGCATAAGGCAGGCGCGCGCTCTCACGATCATGCTCGCTGGGTCGAAGTCGCCATTTCGGCCTCTCTCCCTTACGAGTAGCATTTGCAATGTGGAGTGGGCGAGAACGACAGCTGTAGTATAATTAGTTCATTAGTCAATTCGAACTCCTGAGTTCTAGAAGACTCATTCAGTCCatatcctctctctctcatctcaACCCCATTGACGGAACGATTTGCGTACAAATAGTTCctcttgccgccgcccctccttCAATGAGGTCTTTCTCGCTACTGCTATCCATCATCGTGGGAATCACATCCATCGTCCTGTTCAGAGAACAGATATTCAATTTGGTCGTCGCGACTACAAACGACTTCTTCAACTTTGCAGGCGCAATTCAGAACGACATCGTCTCCGAAGCGGAAACcaagcaacaacaacaacaatatcaacgccatcatcaacagaACCAGCCGGACGACCACCTGTACGCCACCGACATGTCTGTTCCCCGCGCAATTCACAAGGTCTTTCTGGCCgttgagcaggccgagggcgccggaGCCCGCGTCCGCCGCTCCATCGGAACCCCTCAGCTTAGGAATCTTTCGCCCTTTTTGATGCTCGGTATGttttccctctcccctcctccctttgGTCACTCGAGGCTACAGACACTTAAGGTTGCTGACATTCGCACATAGACCACTTCAGTATCTCTCCCGGGTCAGGCTTCCCCGACCATCCCCATAGGGGCCAGGAGACGATTACGTATCTCCTTCACGGCGGCGTGGACCACGAGGACTTCGCCGGAAACAAGGGCACtatcgaggccggcgacctgCAGTTCATGACAGCGGGCCGCGGCATCATGCACGCCGAGATGCCCAAGCAGAACCCCGACGGCAGCGCCAACGTCGGCCTCCAGCTCTGGGTCGACTTGCCGAAGCACCTCAAAGCCTGCGAGCCGCGGTACCGCGATCTGCGCGCCAAGGAGATCCCCACGGTCgacatcgacggcggcaaggtccACGTCAAGGTCATCTCGGGCCAGAGCCACGGCGTCGACTCGGTGCGCGACCTAGCCTACACGCCCGTATGGATCCTGGACATCCAGGTTAAGCCCGGCGGTAAGATTGCCCAGCCGGTGCCCCAGGGGTGGAACGCCTTCGCGTACACGCTCGAGGGCCAGGCCATTGTTGGCACGGGGTCGCagcagcgcgtcgtcgatgaGTTCCACAACGTCGTgttcgaggacgagggcgacgtcgtgAACATtgaggtcgacgccggcgccgacaaggacgcTCGCCTCGTCCTTATCGCCGGCACGCCTCTAGACCAGGAGGTGGTGCAGTACGGGCCGTTCGTGCTGAGCTCCAAAGCCGAGGTGTACCAGGCCTTGATGGACTTCCAGACGCACTCGAACGGGTTCGAGAGGGCAGAGGGCTGGCAGAGTGAGATTGGAAAGTCCATGGTTGGGTAGAGCAGCCATGGGTTGGTTTGATTTCACTTGGTTTGTATTTTTGGCATCCAGCATCATTTGGCATAGAGCGGACGGGGTCATTGGCTCCTAGGTGAGGGCATCGAGAGAAGGGCGTCTAGATCATGTAACATGAGATACCATACAACCACCTTACTTAACTTCACATTGAAGTAACACCCCGGCGCCAACTCGCTCGTCATAAGAGTTGATGAGATATATACATCCAACGAGGCGCACGCATAAGCTCCCCCTGTAGGCACTTACCACCTAAGAACGTAGGTAGTCGTCACGATCGCCCAGTGCTGTAGAACTATGAACTCGGCAGGAGTGCACTGGTCGAATACCGCACCGTCGCTGGCCCGTGCCCCCGCCGGCTCTCCCTTTCCCGCCCTGCACCCGCTGCAATCAAGCATCGAGCACCCATACCGGCATTCGGTACGGATACACAAAACCAGGTTGCGGCACGCAATGTGATGACCCCGTAGCCCAACATCCACATGAACGCGATATGATTAATGCCACCGCCGCAACCACACCCCACGCTCTCTACCGCATGCGCAATCGATACCCTACCGACCGCCGTCCTACCGATCGACCACATCCCTAATTGAACCCGACGACAGCTGGCCACCTCAGCCTCAGCTGCCCCTCCAGTTAGACCCATCGCCCGCCATGGATGCGCCCGTACCCAAGCTCGCAGAGCTCCTCCGTCATCCCGACGACCTCGATAAGATCGCCGGCTTGAAGCATGAGTTTTCCCGCAAGAAGACCGCCGTCGATTCCCAGCTTCGCAGCGGCCTgcgcgagcagctcgagacTACTCAGTCAGGCATGACGGGCCTGACGGACGGTCAGAAGACGGTCCAGCTGATCAAGGAGGAGATGATCAAGATCGATCGCCTGTGCTCCGAGTCACAGAACATGATCAAGGACTTCAACAGCATCAACCTCGTCTCCCAGGCCCATCGTAacttcggcgccgtcgaggccatgcGCAAGAACCTCGAGACCTTCAACGAGCGCCTGGCCATCGTCGAGCGGAtgctggccgaggatgaggaggacaAAGAGAACATGCCCAATCTGCTGCCCATACATTACGAGCTGACGCAGCTGCGAAACATCCGGGACGACGCGATGGAGCAAATCCAGAGGGCCGAGGACCCGAGTCTGGAGTCGACGCTCGAGGACTACTTCCAGAGGCTGGACACCATGATCGACTGGTTTGACGAGCACATTGGCATTCTTGCGTTGAACCTGATAAGCTTAGTGgtcaacgacaacaacggccTAGTGGTACGCTTCGCCGTCGTtatcgaggccgaggagaagagtgACCAGAGGGTGCTGGCGCTGCAGGAGGCACTCAAGGACCATAaggagatggcgacgcgGTTCCAGAGCATCACGGACGGCGCCAAGAAGGTGCGTGGCTACAAGGACAAGTTCACGCAGGCCATCAAGATCAGCGTCGAGGGCCagttcgccgaggccagAGGAGAGTTCCTGGACGATCCCTCGGCATTGGATAAGATCCTAAAATGGTACTTCAACGACCTGAATGCCGTCAAGATGGGCATGACGCCCCTGATGCCCAAGAAATGGAAGGTCCTCAAGACTTACGGCGACATCTATCACCAGACGATGCACgacttcctcgtcggcatgATCGACGACCCGGACTCTGCCTCGGCCAACACGTTGGAGATCATCAACTGGCCGGAGAAGTACTacaagaagatgaagaagctGGGCTTCAAGCAGGAGGACCTCACGCCCCACGTCATCGATTCGAGAGAGACAGAACTGGTCCGCGACTTCCGGCAGCTCATCATCAAGTTTCTCGATGAATGGATCGAGCGCATCTTCAACGCCGAGCAAAAGGACTTTGCGGAGCGCAATGTCGAAGGCTCCAACCTGGACCAGGACGAGTACGGGTATTTCAGGTCCAGGAACCTCGTCGATATGTGGCGGATGATGCGCGAGCAgatcgacgccgcggccaaCTCGAAGCGTGTTGATGTGATTGAGggcgtcatcgacgccatGTTTCTGAGACTACGAGGTAGGCAGCAGTCGTGGCAGAGGATGCTCGACGAAGAGGCCACGAGGTTCGAGACCAGCAAGATCCTAGAGCTCGAGGGGTTCCAGCCACTGCAGGACTGGCTCGTGGCCACGGCAAACGACCAGATTGCGtgcgtcgacgacaacgaggaggagaacagGTTCGGGTACCTGTCCAACTTTAGGCAAAAGTTCGAGCCGCTCGTCTCGCCGGCGTACATGGAgcgggccgagggcgaggtggaGCTGCTGCGCGACGCTTACATTGATTTCAGCACGTGGTGCATTACCAAGTTCGTGCAGCTCATCTTCTCGGTCGATTTCAAGCTGGTCATGCCCGAGTTCTTCACGCCCAAGTGGTACACGAGCACGGCCATGAAGCAAATGGTGGTGACGTTCGAGGAGTACGTCGGCGACTACCGGCAGGTGCTGCACCACTCGCTCGTCGACATCTTCACCGAGATCTTtgccgacgagctgctgATCCGTTACCTCTCGTCCGTGCGCAACAAGGGCGCAAAGTTCCGCCGCTCCGATCCCGTTCAGGACAAGCTCTTTAACGACATCTCGACGGCGTTCGAGTACTTTGGCGCCCTGCCGAACCCGGACGTCGGGAACACGGTCAAGCAAACTTGGCGCGTCACCGAGTACTTCCTGCAACTGCTCACCGTGGACAAGGACGCCACCCCCGACGCGTTCGAGGCCTTCAAGACGGCGTACTGGGACCTGCAGATCAGCTGGGTCGAGGCGGTGCTGCGATCGCGCGACGACTTTGAGAGGAGCATGCTTAACGCCG
This genomic interval from Colletotrichum higginsianum IMI 349063 chromosome 9, whole genome shotgun sequence contains the following:
- a CDS encoding CAP20 protein gives rise to the protein MPKMAQVNGDLPSVNSAAIQHLLDYPAVHDSVVTFRNNPYGKKSVALTESVYKTFAEPLLPFFARPWGYLRPYAEKADNLGDQALSAIDERFPVVKKPTEELYAGAKGIVALPFRTGFEAKDHVLKTYSQEKKKVGNENVVAFGKAVVSTALITTSELIIWVGDVIHYKKEEAKEVANEKINN
- a CDS encoding Pirin; translated protein: MRSFSLLLSIIVGITSIVLFREQIFNLVVATTNDFFNFAGAIQNDIVSEAETKQQQQQYQRHHQQNQPDDHLYATDMSVPRAIHKVFLAVEQAEGAGARVRRSIGTPQLRNLSPFLMLDHFSISPGSGFPDHPHRGQETITYLLHGGVDHEDFAGNKGTIEAGDLQFMTAGRGIMHAEMPKQNPDGSANVGLQLWVDLPKHLKACEPRYRDLRAKEIPTVDIDGGKVHVKVISGQSHGVDSVRDLAYTPVWILDIQVKPGGKIAQPVPQGWNAFAYTLEGQAIVGTGSQQRVVDEFHNVVFEDEGDVVNIEVDAGADKDARLVLIAGTPLDQEVVQYGPFVLSSKAEVYQALMDFQTHSNGFERAEGWQSEIGKSMVG
- a CDS encoding Exocyst complex component Sec6, yielding MDAPVPKLAELLRHPDDLDKIAGLKHEFSRKKTAVDSQLRSGLREQLETTQSGMTGLTDGQKTVQLIKEEMIKIDRLCSESQNMIKDFNSINLVSQAHRNFGAVEAMRKNLETFNERLAIVERMLAEDEEDKENMPNLLPIHYELTQLRNIRDDAMEQIQRAEDPSLESTLEDYFQRLDTMIDWFDEHIGILALNLISLVVNDNNGLVVRFAVVIEAEEKSDQRVLALQEALKDHKEMATRFQSITDGAKKVRGYKDKFTQAIKISVEGQFAEARGEFLDDPSALDKILKWYFNDLNAVKMGMTPLMPKKWKVLKTYGDIYHQTMHDFLVGMIDDPDSASANTLEIINWPEKYYKKMKKLGFKQEDLTPHVIDSRETELVRDFRQLIIKFLDEWIERIFNAEQKDFAERNVEGSNLDQDEYGYFRSRNLVDMWRMMREQIDAAANSKRVDVIEGVIDAMFLRLRGRQQSWQRMLDEEATRFETSKILELEGFQPLQDWLVATANDQIACVDDNEEENRFGYLSNFRQKFEPLVSPAYMERAEGEVELLRDAYIDFSTWCITKFVQLIFSVDFKLVMPEFFTPKWYTSTAMKQMVVTFEEYVGDYRQVLHHSLVDIFTEIFADELLIRYLSSVRNKGAKFRRSDPVQDKLFNDISTAFEYFGALPNPDVGNTVKQTWRVTEYFLQLLTVDKDATPDAFEAFKTAYWDLQISWVEAVLRSRDDFERSMLNAVKARAATLDIVRGPETIMGKVK